A DNA window from Natronogracilivirga saccharolytica contains the following coding sequences:
- a CDS encoding AAA family ATPase gives MIPRTLQGLIEKKLFCGRAILLTGPRRSGKTTLIKNIIEPSQKEVLFFDGDDPTVRKVLEEPNTEELRTILGSASIIFIDEAQRIPGIGLTSKIITDQFKEKQLSENI, from the coding sequence ATGATCCCAAGAACATTACAAGGGCTTATTGAAAAGAAATTATTCTGTGGCAGGGCCATTTTGCTTACCGGACCCCGAAGATCGGGTAAGACAACGCTGATTAAAAATATCATTGAACCGTCGCAAAAAGAGGTTCTTTTTTTTGACGGAGATGACCCAACGGTACGGAAGGTTTTGGAAGAACCGAATACGGAGGAGTTGCGAACCATCCTCGGCTCTGCATCGATCATTTTTATAGACGAAGCTCAGCGCATTCCCGGGATCGGACTGACATCCAAAATTATTACTGATCAGTTCAAGGAAAAACAGCTTTCCGAAAACATTTGA
- a CDS encoding aldo/keto reductase: MKINRKKFLQSVGLGTLGVIVGCSGSTVSHDTETPDELKNAVIPKRKLGKNGLMASVLCLGAGSRFTGRSHIPDDEREEYLRYAMEKGVNYIDSARNYSGSERLLGEMLTDDDFDQLIVSSKTDSSTYDGVMSDFHTSMEELGRDYLDVYLLHNTGLRDSVEDNASAFSALLELREKGLIGNTGFSSHGAVSLSTAVKLVDEYDLDHLVLNVGDDLVDYRPVIPEILEKGCTVAAIKVTRSYEGKGPVESARLSYKDVLDRSFSSAVISHSNTGIGDRGWKKVLNENLVTAMRYG, from the coding sequence TCGCATGATACTGAGACTCCTGATGAATTGAAGAATGCTGTGATTCCCAAGAGAAAGCTGGGGAAAAACGGGTTGATGGCATCTGTGCTATGCCTTGGCGCCGGCAGCCGTTTCACCGGCCGGTCCCATATTCCTGATGATGAAAGGGAGGAATACCTGCGCTACGCCATGGAAAAGGGGGTTAATTACATCGATTCGGCAAGAAACTACTCGGGCAGCGAGCGTCTCCTGGGGGAAATGCTTACCGATGATGACTTCGACCAGCTTATAGTGAGTTCCAAAACCGACTCGAGCACCTATGACGGGGTGATGAGCGACTTCCATACCAGCATGGAAGAACTCGGCCGGGACTATCTCGATGTGTATCTCCTGCATAACACCGGCCTGAGGGACAGTGTTGAGGACAACGCCTCGGCATTTTCAGCCCTCCTTGAATTGCGCGAAAAAGGCCTTATCGGCAATACCGGATTTTCATCTCACGGTGCGGTAAGCCTGTCGACGGCCGTGAAGCTGGTGGATGAGTATGACCTGGACCATCTGGTTCTGAACGTCGGGGACGATCTGGTGGATTACAGGCCTGTGATACCCGAAATCCTCGAAAAAGGATGCACCGTCGCCGCCATCAAGGTAACCCGGTCTTATGAAGGCAAGGGTCCGGTCGAAAGCGCCAGATTGTCATACAAAGATGTGCTGGACCGGTCATTTTCATCAGCCGTCATTTCGCATTCCAACACCGGCATCGGTGACCGCGGATGGAAGAAAGTGCTGAATGAGAACCTGGTGACCGCCATGAGGTATGGATGA